GTGAGCAGGCTGATGATTAGGTAGCTGGAATAATTTTGTCAGGCTCTGGGACGTAGGGGCTGTCCCATGTTGCCAGTACCTAAACCTGGAGGGAGGAGGACCTGGGACAGTGGTCAGAGTGTAAGAGCCCTGTGAGAATCTGGTAATGGGGGTGGCTTGAGTATGAGTTTTGGGTTAGCTGACTTGTAAAGAAAGTCATGCTTATAGGCAAGTCCTTTACTATGTATGATTCTAAGAATAGTAGAAAGGGAGGCTGCCACGGGCATTCTCTCCAGGATCAGCAAGGCCCCAGATGTCAAAAcatcaggaaatacagaaaataaaaaggcatgatTAATACATTAGAACATATTGTGATAGATGAggtcaattaagttcatgaactcatcctagaaaaagtgctacaaacccCATTGCTGAACATGACTACAATCACCTCTGAATtgctccctttgggaagctatgcaccgacaccagcacctagtccacacttcagagccattttggaactctttttctagaatgaccatcagagctgtcattgtacagttgaacaattaagttcaaatctcatcctagaaaaagtgctttgaaaggtggacttgATGCTGGCATCGGTCCATTAGCttcccaggggagtacttcaaaggtgaccatagtgatgttcagcaatgaggtatgtggcactttttctaggatgagttcttaaACTTAACTGTCTGACTTCATATGCAAAGACTTGtaattatatatttacttttttgcaCATTTTCACCATCATTTTATTTAGTGCTTTGCCTACAAGGATGTCAGATATTGGCAGTAGGCAGTAGGCTAAGAGGAGACTATCAGAAATGGCCTCTATTCTCAGAGTTTGCAAGCTAATGGAGGAAACAGGTCCAGAAGCAAAGAATCACAATACCCCATGGTGTGCAAAGTTACCAAGAGCTGTGTCAGTTCTGAGGAAGGAAGCAAGGTGGTTAGCCTGGGAAGGACAGGTAAAGAAGTGTTAACTTAGAACCTGCTAGTCAAGTTTCTCTGCCACTGCAGTGGAGACAAAAATGAGCCTCTGAAGCCAAAAAGCAATCAAGCACTTTAAACATCACCTTCCTGCAATCAGGGTTCCTTTCGGTGGGTTCATGACTGTGGATATATATTTAAGAGTTGCTAATGACACTGCTTTTCCTGAAGAGCGCATCTTTTGTTGATGGAACAAAACCTTTTCTCCATCTTGTGCATGCTCTGTAAATGGAACTATTCATCACTGTGGACCTCACCACCAGCAGGAGGGTTATTTCCCAAAGAAGAGACAGCCCTTCTTCCTCAAGCCCTCTGGGGGTGGAGAAGGAAGCGTTACCCTGGAAACTGGATCGCTCTCTTGCATTGGCTTCTCTCCAAGGCTCACTTGGAACAACTGGGAGATCTTCCTCATTATCCTTTTTGCCACTGGTTTCTTCCGtagttcttctttctccagtatCAGCCCAACATTACCATTTTTCATAACAAATCTTATGTTAGCATTCCTTTCTAAAAACAAGATGTTGCCTGCTcttgagaggagagaaagtggaGGCTCTTGAGTTTGATATAACCAGCTCTTAACAGTCTAGCCCTGATCTAATCCCAGCTCCCTTTCCCACTCTGTCTTCCGGGCCTTCCATTCTTCTGCAGTAGGGAACATTTTGCTGTTCCTGGTTGTTCTTGCATTTTTCATGTGTCCTTAAAGGATCAGATTGATCCTTTTGCTAaaattcccttctttcctttctttagtaACTCCTACAAAACCTAGATTAGATGACCCTCCTCTTGGGAAACAAGCCCCATTCTCAATTTCCCAGTGCAGCTTAAGTTGCTCTGATGATAGTGCTCTTGTGCCAATGTGGTATTGTCTTGTAGCAATGAACATATGTCATTGTAAGTAATCTATTTACCTATCTGTCTCTCAGGGGTAAGaattatattcttcatttttatatatcCAATATTTAGCAAAATGTTTGGCTAAGAACAactacaaaacaataataataataatatctaacatttattgagttctgACAATGTGAGAGGCATTATTCTACGTCTTTTTGTCTGTAATAACCCATTTTACCCTCACAATAGCCCTAAGGGGTGTGTAatattatcattctcatttttcagGTTAGGAGAGTGGGTTGAGTAATAAAAAGaatgagtaacttgcccaaagtgaCACATGATAAGTACTAAATTAGTGCCTTTTTGAATTGAAATGTAGTGAGCCCCTCTCCCCCTCGCATTTTTATTTCCAAGAGGTTCATAGTAGAGACACTGTTTACTGAGATGAGAACTTGGGGTGAAGTTATCACAGAGGTGCCCAGTCCACAATAAGCCAGTTGAGTGGGGGCATATACTGGGTAACAGCACAAGCTCATTTGGAAGTCCTTTATGTGCTAGAAGAAATGCAGaaagtgattttttattttccttccaacaaatagtcttaaaaacagtaaaattaaggACACAAGACATAACAGTACtgtcatagtatttttttctatgattGAAAATAATCTTTCATTGGAAATGATTTAACTTACAAAAGAGCTTTTAATTTGTTGGATATATCCACACAATCCTATTTTCTAAACTTTCCCAATCTGGTTTGGACATTGAAACAATGGTGGAGTTTATCAAATATGTCTTCATGCATTAGGGTCACACTAGACTGGTAAACACCATGTTAGTAAGGGCCCTTGACTTCAGTGATATGCTCTGTGATTATACATCTGGTGGAATGTAGGCTATGATGGCTCCTAAATTTGGACCATAGGAACATTTTCCCATCGATATGAGCCATATAGCTTAACAAGggatatattatttatttgtttgtttatctgtttattttttagtctGAGAAATGATGACTTTAGATTAATACACTAAATCGCTAACATTTCTGCAGAAAGATATTTGGAGTAGATCTAATTATCTTTTCTTGTTCTTATTGTTTTGCAGACTGTTTGAACTCCAGAAGGACCAACACCAGATAAATTATGAATGTTGAACAAGATGACCTTACATCCACAGCAGATAATGATAGGTCCTAGGTTTAACAGGGCCCTATTTGACCCCCTGCTTGTGGTGCTGCTGGCTCTTCAGCTTCTGGTGGTGGCTGGTTTGGTGCGGGCTCAGACCTGCCCTTCTGTGTGCTCCTGCAGCAACCAGTTCAGCAAGGTGATTTGCGTTCGCAAGAACCTGCGTGAGGTTCCAGATGGCATCTCCACCAACACACGGCTGCTGAACCTTCATGAGAACCAAATCCAGATCATCAAAGTGAACAGCTTCAAGCACTTGAGGCACCTGGAAATCCTACAGTTGAGTAGGAACCATATTAGAACCATTGAAATTGGGGCCTTCAATGGTCTGGCCAACCTCAACACTCTGGAACTCTTTGACAATCGTCTTACTACCATCCCAAATGGGGCTTTTGTATATTTGTCTAAACTGAAGGAGCTCTGGTTGCGAAATAACCCCATTGAGAGCATCCCTTCTTATGCTTTCAACAGGATTCCTTCTTTGCGCCGATTAGACTTGGGGGAATTGAAAAGACTTTCATACATCTCAGAAGGTGCCTTTGAAGGTCTGTCCAACTTGAGGTATTTGAACCTTGCCATGTGCAACCTCCGGGAAATCCCTAACCTCACACCACTCATAAAACTAGATGAGTTAGATCTTTCTGGGAATCATTTATCTGCCATTAGGCCTGGTTCTTTCCAGGGGTTGATGCACCTTCAAAAACTGTGGATGATACAGTCCCAGATTCAAGTGATTGAAAGAAATGCCTTTGATAACCTTCAATCACTAGTGGAGATCAACCTGGCACACAACAATCTAACGTTACTGCCTCATGACCTCTTCACACCCCTGCACCATCTAGAGCGGATACACTTACATCACAACCCTTGGAACTGTAACTGTGACATACTGTGGCTCAGCTGGTGGATAAAAGACATGGCTCCCTCCAATACAGCTTGTTGTGCCCGGTGTAACACTCCTCCCAATCTAAAAGGGAGGTACATTGGGGAGCTTGACCAGAATTACTTCACATGCTATGCCCCAGTGATCGTGGAGCCCCCTGCAGACCTCAATGTCACTGAAGGCATGGCAGCTGAGCTGAAATGTCGGGCCTCCACATCACTGACGTCTGTATCTTGGATTACTCCAAATGGAACAATTATGACGCATGGGGCATACAAAGTGCGGATAGCTGTGCTCAGCGATGGTACGTTAAACTTCACGAATGTAACCGTGCAAGATACAGGCATGTACACATGTATGGTGAGTAATTCCGTTGGAAACACTACTGCTTCAGCCACCCTGAATGTTACTGCAGCAACCACTACTCCCTTCTCTTACTTTTCAACCGTAACAGTAGAGACTATGGAACCTTCTCAGGATGAGGCGCGGACCACAGATAACAATGTGGGTCCCACTCCAGTGATCGACTGGGAGACCACCAACGTGACCACCTCTCTTATGCCACAGAGCACAAGGTCCACAGAAAAGACATTCACCATCCCAGTGACTGATATAAATAGTGGGATCCCAGGAATCGATGAGGTCATGAAGACGACCAAAATCATCATTGGGTGTTTTGTGGCCATCACACTCATGGCAGCAGTGATGCTGGTAATCTTCTACAAGATGAGGAAGCAGCACCATCGGCAAAACCATCATGCCCCAACAAGGACTGTTGAAATCATTAATGTGGATGATGAGATTGCAGGGGACACACCTATGGAGAGCCACCTGCCCATGCCTGCTATTGAGCATGAGCACCTGAATCATTATAACTCTTACAAATCTCCCTTCAACCACACAACAACCGTTAACACAATAAATTCAATACACAGTTCAGTGCATGAACCGTTATTGATCCGAATGAACTCTAAAGACAATGTACAAGAGACTCAAATCTAAAACAGAGttacagaaaaacaataaaaaaaagacagtttattAAAAATGACACAAATGACTGGGCTAAATCTACTGTTTCAAAAaagtgtctttacaaaaaaaacaaaaaagaaaagaaatttatttattaaaaattctattgTGATCTAAAGCAGACAAAATTATGTGTATTCCTCAGAACCTGTTTTTGCTGCACTATTTTCCCACATCTCGTCTCTCCCTTCCCCGATTGCCATATTTTTCATAGGAGATCTCAATTCCCTAAAGAACTGGTCTAGGAAAATTTTGTAAGAATTCTGTTATACTTTGAGATTTTTATGGTGACTACTAGTGGTGAGATCCAGTCTATTTTGTctctcttttattaattttttttctttttccctcataCTCTTATGAAGTAGTCCAATGGGGAATGCAATATTAGAAATAGATTTTTAAGAGAGAACGAGGGAAAAAAATGCAAGATCTTATATTTTTCATGCAATGATCTGTTCtgtatttatgaggaggaccattctatggagaagaaaacaaaaaaagcaaacacagatTAATTTACATATGAGCATCTATAAAACCCATGACTTTTAAACAACTCTAGAACCAGAATTTGTAGTTTGAAAgctaaaaataagattataaataaaatattgttggtTTTTCTGTACTTGGACACAACTTATTTATAGTATGGTTCAAATGTGAGAAACTTGAAGGTAATTAGATTCCTACTTCCTAAGAAAAAATACTACAGTATTCTTTAGTCAGAACATCCATCTCTACATGGTCCTATTTGACTAGATGATTTGAGTTTTAGATGTGTATTCAAGGATGCTGtggtatttttccttcttcttagggttacccttggtagaatgctcaGGTTCAAGAATAATAATTTTGTGAAGTAAATTTAATTCCATTTGAAAGAAAGTTTCAGTataatttattctctctctccgaaataaaatttcattggcTAGATGGAAATATGTCCACAAGAGATGAAAGTATTTTAAGTTATTTGGAGTTGAAAAAGAATGTTTGTGCTGAGTGTTAACAAATTCAGTTTGATTCAATGATAGTTAATAATGACCTACGATGTGCTAAACACTTACTTTAGTATTGTGGGTATGCAACTGACAAGTCTTGGTTCCCCTCCTTGAATCATTCCCAATctatatgaaaaattattaaggaaataATCTCAGTTTTTCACTGGTTGCCAGCTCCCATTACACTGGTAGGTGGAAAGCTGTGAATTGGGATCTTAAACTTCCAAATTTTAGGTTATTGCTATTATGGAAAACCTCCTATATTAACGATTTCTTCCATCCTTCTGCAAGAGGTGCCTATCTTTTTCTAAATGCAGATTGCACATCTTTAAAGAAGTGTGGGGTTGTAGATCTGCTCTGAAGGATGGATTCATATCTGGAAATGGCCATGCTAATACAGTAGTAATTCAGTAAAAGTACTTTCTAAGAAACTGGGGACATTTTATCTAAGAGAACATACATTAGCTTCCACGTAGAAAAGGAACTTGGTGGTTGTTGCACTTCAGcactcaatatatattttaacatatgtATGACTTCCGTTTATCTATGTGAAGCAATGTGAATGCATACAAATCTCATTACTAGTGTTGAAACCTCCTACCTCGATCATGAAACAAGGATTAACCAAGGTGAAGAAAATGTCAGCTCCTAATGGATGAACAGCTTAGATACTTGCACTTAATTCTGCAGGCTGGACCTCACTCCAGGGTTTTGTAGTCTCCGGGTGTGAAAAGCCAATCATTACTCACAAAATAGGTCAGAAAAATGGGAGGAAAGGAGCACAAATGCATACAAGAGTCTTGCTCCTATTTTTCAGTCACCAATTCTCtggctttttccttccttctttcctaccTCCCTTTGTTAAGAACACAGTTCACATTTGCTTTTGATGTGAAGactaaagaaaaatgacattggcTGTCATTTGTCAAGTTATTCAGTACTGAATATATTCCATATTTTCAaagtgtatctctctctctctctcacacacacacacacacacacacacacacacagacacacagacacactcacacacacacacacacgcatccaCCAGTATCTACAATGTCAAGCAATGGCTATTACAAAGAAAGATGGTATAAATCAAGGCAGAAAAGTATTCCACTTTCTCTTGTTGGATTGGGTTCACCAAGTTGCCTTTGCTGAGTGtgaacttttctttcattttaagctTATAATTCTTACGAGGTTAGCCTCAGCATGCAATTAACCCTTGCTGTGAGGGGTGGCTGAGCAGTTAGATAAATTCCACTAAGTAGAATGAAAGGTGAAATTGCACTAAAAAAGACAGGTTGGAATCTAAAGCATATGATGCAGCCCCCCAGCACATTATAATAGTCCTAATGAATACACTTGAGAAAAGATAGTTGAGGAAAGGTTTAAATAAACCAAACTTGACATCCATAGTAAATTTAGAAACTCTTTTGACAAAATGTAAAAGGTGGACTGCTATAAATAGGTTATTTAAAGGAAACTAA
This is a stretch of genomic DNA from Nycticebus coucang isolate mNycCou1 chromosome 14, mNycCou1.pri, whole genome shotgun sequence. It encodes these proteins:
- the LRRC4C gene encoding leucine-rich repeat-containing protein 4C; this encodes MLNKMTLHPQQIMIGPRFNRALFDPLLVVLLALQLLVVAGLVRAQTCPSVCSCSNQFSKVICVRKNLREVPDGISTNTRLLNLHENQIQIIKVNSFKHLRHLEILQLSRNHIRTIEIGAFNGLANLNTLELFDNRLTTIPNGAFVYLSKLKELWLRNNPIESIPSYAFNRIPSLRRLDLGELKRLSYISEGAFEGLSNLRYLNLAMCNLREIPNLTPLIKLDELDLSGNHLSAIRPGSFQGLMHLQKLWMIQSQIQVIERNAFDNLQSLVEINLAHNNLTLLPHDLFTPLHHLERIHLHHNPWNCNCDILWLSWWIKDMAPSNTACCARCNTPPNLKGRYIGELDQNYFTCYAPVIVEPPADLNVTEGMAAELKCRASTSLTSVSWITPNGTIMTHGAYKVRIAVLSDGTLNFTNVTVQDTGMYTCMVSNSVGNTTASATLNVTAATTTPFSYFSTVTVETMEPSQDEARTTDNNVGPTPVIDWETTNVTTSLMPQSTRSTEKTFTIPVTDINSGIPGIDEVMKTTKIIIGCFVAITLMAAVMLVIFYKMRKQHHRQNHHAPTRTVEIINVDDEIAGDTPMESHLPMPAIEHEHLNHYNSYKSPFNHTTTVNTINSIHSSVHEPLLIRMNSKDNVQETQI